The following proteins are co-located in the Cydia fagiglandana chromosome 2, ilCydFagi1.1, whole genome shotgun sequence genome:
- the LOC134679694 gene encoding odorant receptor 67c-like, protein MEHGKWDPLFKILFQVNFLWIHTDTLGELFWLIEGIQMGKSILELSYVVPCATICLLSSVKATFFYVHQEVLIDVVKKLENIHPDVDDNKVTGEITIEEEELNDVVRRNVKESTKFLKSLIKLDLAICLGVVVTFCLQPISAMGYEYWTTGTYKVTFPFNVKYFFDPYSKAVWPFVYFHLVWSTFIAFFNTFGTDTFFFAFCVYMRMHFRILQRMFQDAVCEREGRQFVEVVRRHQDLIHLADQVEVLYSKSTLFNIVTSSVLICLSAFNVTSVEDMGVVISFMAFLSMSLTQIFLLCYFADMLMKSSMEISDAIYNSEWYQADQRMKRNVLLVLTKSRRPCKLTAARFADVNLTAFTTILSRSWSLFALLKTVYK, encoded by the exons ATGGAGCATGGGAAGTGGGATCCTctgtttaaaatattgtttcaagTCAATTTCCTCTGGATCCATACAGACACCCTGGGCGAACTGTTTTGGCTGATAGAAGGAATACAGATGGGGAAGAGTATCTTAGAACTCTCCTATGTAGTACCTTGTGCGACCATCTGCCTACTTTCTTCAGTGAAGGCCACATTTTTCTACGTTCATCAAGAAGTTTTGATTGATGTTGTTAAAAAACTTGAAAATATACATCCAGATGTTGATGATAATAAAGTTACTGGCGAAATAACAATTGAAGAGGAAGAATTAAATGATGTCGTACGAAGGAACGTTAAAGAATCGACTAAGTTCCTAAAGAGTTTAATAAAATTGGACTTAGCTATATGTTTGGGGGTGGtagtgacattttgtttgcaGCCCATTTCAGCGATGGGATATGAATATTGGACAACAGGGACTTATAAAGTCACATTTCCTTTTAATGTCAAGTATTTCTTCGATCCCTACAGTAAGGCGGTGTGGCCTTTCGTCTATTTCCATCTAGTTTGGTCAA CTTTCATAGCATTCTTCAACACTTTTGGCACGGACACATTCTTCTTCGCATTCTGCGTTTACATGAGGATGCACTTCCGGATCCTGCAGCGGATGTTCCAGGATGCAGTGTGCGAGAGAGAGGGGAGACAGTTTGTTGAAGTTGTTAGAAGGCACCAGGATTTGATACA CTTAGCAGACCAAGTGGAAGTCCTGTACTCCAAATCTACCCTCTTCAACATCGTCACCAGTTCCGTTCTCATTTGTCTCAGCGCGTTCAACGTTACG TCGGTGGAGGACATGGGCGTGGTGATCTCGTTCATGGCGTTCCTGTCCATGAGCCTCACTCAGATCTTCCTGCTGTGCTATTTCGCGGACATGCTGATGAAGTCG AGTATGGAAATAAGTGACGCCATCTACAATAGCGAGTGGTATCAAGCGGATCAGCGTATGAAGAGGAATGTGCTGCTTGTCTTGACCAA ATCACGCAGACCATGTAAGCTGACAGCGGCCCGATTCGCGGATGTCAATTTGACAGCATTCACTACG ATACTCAGTCGGTCGTGGTCTCTCTTCGCTCTTCTGAAGACTGTTTACAAGTGA
- the LOC134678842 gene encoding YY1-associated factor 2, translated as MDKKNAIRRAKRPSKVLEENYWDCSVCTYRNNAEAFKCSMCDVRKGTSTRKPRINPALVAAQAAGTAPTSSQKRPRSANSLKKKRRPPRLSNVDRSSAQTREVTVSGVTVVITEYKPKKSVSSSSSDVESSNDARP; from the exons ATGGACAAGAAAAATGCGATTCGGAGAGCCAAAAGGCCTTCTAAGGTTCTTGAAGAAAACTATTGGGACTGCAGCGTTTGCACGTACAGGAACAATGCAGAAGCCTTCAAGTGCTCGATGTGTGACGTCAGGAAAG GCACATCAACCCGAAAGCCGCGCATCAACCCGGCGCTGGTGGCGGCGCAGGCGGCCGGCACCGCCCCCACCAGCTCACAGAAGAGACCTCGCTCTGCCAACTCGCTCAAAAAGAAGCGGCGACCCCCTCGCCTCAGCAACGTCGACCGCAGCTCCGCTCAAACGAGAGAG GTAACAGTAAGCGGCGTAACTGTTGTGATCACAGAATACAAGCCCAAGAAATCAGTGTCCAGTAGCTCCAGCGACGTGGAGTCCTCCAACGACGCGCGTCCGTGA